CCTCTCGCAGATCTGGTGGATGCAGATAGACGAGCCGTTGCCCCGCCAGCGGCAGATCGCGCTTCAGCTCTCGCACAACGCCATCGCAGGCCAGGATGATCCGGCGATCCTCAAGGAGCTGTACGACGAGCTGGAGTCGGTGGAGTGGAGGCAGTACACGGGCCTGGATGACAAGGCTCTGGATCTACTGGAGAAGGTGGACGTCGCCTCCTTGGGCGAGGCGAACCTCGACTTCGCCAGCGTGCAGTTCATGTTCCTGCCCAATGAGCTGGAGCGGGCGGAGGCCGCGTTCGACGCGGCGCGGTCTGCGGCGACGGCGGACCGGCGGTGGATCGCAGGCCTGGAGCAGTACGAGCCAGTGCTTGATGCGCTGGAGACCTCCCGAGCCGCGTACAAGATCGGCAACAGTGCGACGGCGCTTGGCGTGATCCTCACCGTGTTCGAGCGGCACCTTGGCGAGCTGGCCGAGGGCTGGTTCGACGCGGACTCCGGGGAGCCGACCCGGTCGGGAACTGCGCCGTTGGAGGCGGTGTTCGGCGTGCGGGAGATCCCGGTGGAAACAGCGGTGGCCGTACGGACGTTGATCGACCGGTTGGTCAAAGACGGCATCGTGCCGGCGGCTGAGCCGTGGCGTGCCCTGGATGTGCTGGCAGGGGAGGCGGCGTAGGCAGTGGCACCT
This genomic interval from Streptomyces sp. NBC_00557 contains the following:
- a CDS encoding ParB N-terminal domain-containing protein, translating into MEETTRLAPPQMVQGDPRTLTLLDVNARFLPHEQFRQLVANIERDGCLTSTPLVWNDREAGRLVVLSGNHRTLAAIEAGLSQIWWMQIDEPLPRQRQIALQLSHNAIAGQDDPAILKELYDELESVEWRQYTGLDDKALDLLEKVDVASLGEANLDFASVQFMFLPNELERAEAAFDAARSAATADRRWIAGLEQYEPVLDALETSRAAYKIGNSATALGVILTVFERHLGELAEGWFDADSGEPTRSGTAPLEAVFGVREIPVETAVAVRTLIDRLVKDGIVPAAEPWRALDVLAGEAA